One window from the genome of Elaeis guineensis isolate ETL-2024a chromosome 5, EG11, whole genome shotgun sequence encodes:
- the LOC105032823 gene encoding peroxisomal membrane protein 11-3 codes for MPVTLLFLKREDTARIHFQPLFKFPVHESAEKHIFYLPRCSAESITEEAKPSQNPKPPPPPPAVAGGDRDFLLHLEAYLARRDGVDKLLKISRYAAKIVLSTTLPSDSLSPRLRAFESSVGLSHKAFRLGKFVHDVNALRATAGSPASADLLLAAAAAAAYGGEGLYFFLEQFVWLSKAGLIPSEYSRRLHKVGAWAELVAHFGSVALKAKELRKIRSCLTKSMDGKGNGEELRKLREKLLLQEMWLVQDLADSLMVIADVSDGKGFLSNPLLMASVAILSALIGTYKNWISC; via the exons ATGCCTGTAACTCTTCTCTTCCTG AAAAGAGAAGACACGGCACGTATCCATTTCCAGCCCCTTTTTAAGTTCCCGGTCCATGAATCAGCCGAGAAGCATATATTCTACTTACCTCGCTGCAGCGCCGAATCCATAACGGAAGAGGCAAAACCCTCGCAAAACCCCAAGCCCCCTCCACCGCCCCCGGCGGTGGCGGGTGGCGATCGCgacttcctcctccacctcgaaGCCTACCTCGCCCGGCGGGACGGCGTCGACAAGCTACTCAAGATCTCCCGCTACGCCGCCAAGATCGTCCTCTCCACCACCCTCCCCTCCGACTCCCTCTCCCCCCGCCTCAGGGCCTTCGAGTCCAGCGTCGGCCTCAGCCACAAGGCCTTCCGCCTCGGCAAGTTCGTCCATGACGTCAACGCCCTCCGCGCCACCGCCGGCTCCCCGGCCTCCGCCGACCTCCTcctcgccgccgccgccgccgccgcctacGGCGGAGAGGGCCTGTACTTCTTCCTCGAGCAGTTCGTGTGGCTCTCCAAGGCCGGCCTCATCCCCTCGGAGTACTCGAGGAGGCTCCACAAGGTCGGCGCCTGGGCGGAGCTCGTGGCGCACTTTGGGAGCGTCGCCTTGAAGGCCAAAGAGCTGCGGAAGATCCGGTCTTGCCTCACCAAATCCATGGATGGTAAGGGGAATGGTGAGGAGCTGAGGAAGTTGCgagagaagctgctgctccaagaGATGTGGTTGGTCCAGGATCTCGCGGACAGTCTGATGGTAATCGCGGATGTGAGCGATGGGAAGGGGTTCCTCTCGAATCCTCTGTTGATGGCCTCGGTCGCCATTCTTTCCGCCCTAATCGGCACTTATAAGAACTGGATTTCTTGCTGA